A segment of the Capricornis sumatraensis isolate serow.1 chromosome 8, serow.2, whole genome shotgun sequence genome:
CCCGGGGGCGCCCCGGGCCGCGGGGCCGCGACGGTTTCCTGGGGGGATTGAGGGGGCGGCGGCGACCCCGTGGCGCGCGGGGCAGCGCGCAGCCGCGCTCGCTCTGCGTGTCCGAGGACTCGTCGATGAAGGCCAGATTCTCGCTGGGGTAGTCCAGCGCGGAGGCCGTGGGCGGGGTGGGCGGCGTGGGCGGGGAGGACGGCTCGGTCTTCTCCGGGGCCGCAGGGGACAGGGGCCTGCTGGCGGGCTGCGCCGGGCAAGGCGGTGGAGGCAGGGGTGGCCGCTCCTTCTCCGACGGCGGTGGTGCCGTGGGCCCAACTCGCTGGGTCACCCGCGCGGTCACCGTGCCCGTCCAGCTGGCGGCCTGCGCCGTGAGGCCACCCATCTGCGCGGGGAGGAAAGGCAGTCCTCTACCAGGGATCCTCGACCGTCTCTCCGCAACCCCGGGAGCCTGCGCCGTCACCCGTCAGGCATGGCCCCTCTTTTTCGCCTGGTCCTCCTGCCTCAGGAGTGGGAAAAGGCCGGAGGAGGGAGGGCAAAGCtcatcaccagccacatcctctcctttcctccGCCTGCACTGAaatgctcccttctccaggaaagacccGAGGTTTTGTATCAGCTCTCCCGGGTCCCCAGAGACCTTTGTGCCTCCACCTACTCCACGGCCAGGAGAGGGGGTTACAAAATACAGcaataaataaaactacaaagaCGAAACGCagcaacaaataaaattttagcatAAGTATGTCCCACGCCGCATTTGAGACATACTTGTACTCAGATAATATTTGCAATTTATCCGAAATTCATATCCAACTAGGATTCCTTCATCTTTATTGGCTAAATCTGGTAACCTTTAACCATGAGAGTAGAGACTGGAGTCAACTGCAAACCTGTCCGAGCTTATCCCTTTGATCCCAACCAGTGCACACCGTGGCTCCCTCAGTCCCCATCTTGGGGAGCCCACACTCTGGAAGGGAAGGCGGGGTGGTCCACCGGCTGCTGGGGAACAGCGCGTCAGCACCAGGGCGCAGGCGCAGGCGCGGCGTCGAAGCAGGGGCGCCTACCTCTGCGCGAGTGCGGCGGGACACGACTCGCAGCCAGTTCCCGATGGTGGTGAGCACTGAAGCGAAGTAGGCCAGGCCGAGCAGGATCCAGAACCACACCAGCGGCTGGTAGGCTGCAAAGTTCTGGTTGGGACTGGCCCCTGGGACACCGccagggaggggagaaagaagtTGATTGTGAGACACGCCTTGAGCCGATGAGTCTCGGGTTCACTGTCCTTCTCAACTCCTGGAGAGGATCCGCCCTCCCCAGGGCCAAGGGTCTGAGCTAGAGTGAGTGAATGGATGCAAGGAGACAGACTAGGAGTGACTTGAAGGTGTCCAAGAGAAGAGTAAGTGGAGGTGCTCAGGCGCAAGAATGTGAACATGTGTGAGGGGTGCACGTGTACAAGAATGTGGCACGTGTGAAGGGGTCACTTAATATACGTGTGAGCATGCATGGGGGTGCAGGCATGCAAGACCGTAAGTACGCAGGAGGTGTCGCAGCCCTGCCAAAACGTGAGGGTGCATTCAGTGAGCGGAGGTAGGGCGTGGAGCAAGCGCGTGTGAGCACACAAGCGCCCTGTGGAATTTCGAGGGAGAAGCCAGATGGCAGAGCCCGTGGGAGGGGAAGAGCAACCTAAGAAAGGTGGCCTCACCGGCCACGTAGTCCCCGAAGCCCACCGTGGTGAGTGTCACCACCACGAAGTAGATGGCCTCCAGCTTGCTCCAGCCCTCCATGTAGCAGAACACGAACGTGGGCGTAAGGACAAAGAGCAGGCAGCCGATCAGCAGGAAGAGCACCGCGGATAGAATTCTCACCAGCCCCGGTGGCACGTGCCACTTCTGCAGGGAGGGGCCGAGGAGTCACCAAAACCTCCAGGCTCACACTCCACACCCCCTCTTCTCGGAACCAGTGTTCGAGGTTCGCGGGATTCAGGCGCCCCGCCCCTGCTCACATGCCGGGGCTGGGACGGACGTAGGAAAGGGTATCCCGAACCCAACGCCAGGGCGCACAGGGCGTGGAGCAGCTCACCAGAAAGATGGCTTCGATGTGACCAATGCCGCGGCGCAGGGAAGAGCCCAGCCGGTCCCCGACCCCGGCCAGCAGTATCCCAAACAGCGGGATGCCCACCAGCGCATAAAAGATGCAGAAGAGACGCCCAGCATCTGTGCGCAGGGCTGCGTTGCCATAGCCTGGGCAGAGGGGCCGTGCAGCAGGTCTAGGGGCTACctggcgcacacacacacacacacacacaccccagctccCCCTGCACCTTCCCCCATGAGAAAGCCCAGCCACCCCTTGCCCCCTCTCCATGCCCAATCCCTTCCCCCACCGATGGTTGTGATGATGGTGCCTGAGAAAAAAAAGGCACTGCCCAGGTCCCAGGCTGAATGGTTGCTGTTACTGGTTGAGTTGGTGTCAGGGTTCGCGCCCCCTCCCAGGGCATCAGCCACATCCTGCAGGACAAGGCGCAGAAGGAGGAACCTCAGTCCTTGCCTTCTATCCTGGCCAACCCCTGGCCCTCCAGTCTCTGAGTGCTTCCCTCCTTAGCCCTCCCAGCTCTCCCCTACCCTCTGGTCTTCTTGAAGGCAGTCCCTTAGAGCAGACATTGCAGATTGGGCAGTCCAATTTTGTTGTTTGACCAACACATTGTTGTAGAGACGTTTGAGTTATCAGCCCCTTAATTTCGCATAACAGATTTCCAGTTTTACAGTGGTcgggagcacagactctgggaccagactgcctgggttcacatCTTGGTGCTAACTGAAGCTGAACTGTGCTTCCATTTCTGCATGTCAGTTGGGGGTGGTGATAATAGTACCTTCCTCAAAGAGTTATTGTGAAGAGTTAAAACATTCACAACAAAGCAAGCACTGTGTGTTTGTTAAATGATTACCCATGTAGACAGCATGCTCAACGAGTTCAGGTTTCCATGAACCCCACCACCTCTACGTCCCCTTAGGAAGGTGACTTTGAGTCAGTCTCTTGCCTTCAAAAATCTGATGAAAGTTAGGGACCCTCCCTCCAGGAAGGTTCACATACCAACAAATTTTGCATCCACTTTGGGGAGGGTCATGGACAGACAAACCCTTCCCCAACCTGCTGAAGTCCAAACCAaaccctgtgctacacagtagatgctcactgaaggtgaaagtgaaagtcactcagttgtgtccgactctttgtgaccccatggactatatagtccgtggagttctccaggccagaatcctggagtggatagccttttccttctccaggggatcttcccaacccagggatcgaacccaggtctcccgcattgcaggcagattctttaccagatgagccacaaggaaagcccagatGCTTATTAAATATGATTACATTTGTGAAATGGCCATGTGTCTGCCCATCTTGCCAGCCAGTTGGCCTTCCTCCCAAGGTGGAGTCTGTGTTTTGAAAGTGCCTGCCCTAAGTGATGGAGGTCAGAGCACAGTGAGGAGAGAGCGCAGAGGACCCTTCCCTAAGCAGCACCGAGCCAGGACACACAGGCGGTAGTGTGAAGGAGGTCATAAACcaccttctttctctctgactgCAGTCCTCATTAGCAAGACACAGTCCAAATTAATCTTCCTAAAGTGACAGCCCCAAATCTTCTATCCCTCTCTGCTGTCTGCAGAATAGAGTCTGAATTTCTGAGCCCAGCCTGTAAGCCCCTTCTCCATGTGGTCCCAACCTGCTTTTCCCGAGTCTTCTCTCCTGGGACTtccattttggagcccaagttaCAGTGACCTTATCCCCAGATTTTGAGACGATTCCATTTCCTGTAATAATATCTTCATGAAGCCAAGAAGTGAAGTGTATgattaaaagttatttaattttattttgcaacACTTTTCCAATAAATTCACAACTTGGAAAAAAATCCTTTGTCATTCTGGGTGTTCTAATTTTTGCTTCAAATGACTAGGCATCTGCTAAATCCGAGAACTGCAAAACACTGAGCTTTCCAGTTTCCACGCCTTTTTCCATGCTGTTCCTCTGCCCAAGAGTCTCTTGCAACCCAATCACACATCTCTAAATTCTACCCATCTCATCTGCTTCATCAATTACCAGCTCTTCCCAAAGACCCTGGGGCATGTCCCTCCTTGCCATCACCCTCACCCTGCACTTAGGCCAGGGCTCAGCATACAGCTGGCAGTTAACAAAGAAGGAAGTAAGGAAAGCTCCCCTTCTACTAAATCCTACAGTGAACTTTCCCTGGAATCAGTGCCTTCGCCCCATGTGACATCCTCTAGGCTACAGCCTGCATCTGTCCACCCCAATATCAATTTCCCTGCTCACCCTATCCTGGACAGCATGGCacctagcacacagtaggtgcacaATTGCTGCATGACTGGCTAATTATAGGAGAGAAATAAAGCAGCTGTTGCCCGCCTTGCATGGTTCtgcccttccttttcttcttttttcatatcCAGGAAAAAAGCAATTCCTTTGTGAAGATAAAATAGGTCAggttccctctctcctcctgccctgttgTGTGGTCAAACACTCTCCTACGCAGAGTATCAGAGAGCCTTTCTGGGCATTCTCTGGGTCAGAGACAATGTCAAGCTGCCTGTGTcctggccccaccccaccctcaactCTGCTTCAGGTCCTGCCACCTTGGGAATCAGCTGGAACACTGAGTCCCCATGCTGATGCCTCCTCCTTCCATAAGAACAGGCAGGAAAggaaagtggggggggggggtcgggTAGCTTTTCAATAACATAATACACATTAATGTAATCAAGTGAAATGTtaggtgtttttatttatttttttaatatgacagTGGCTCAGAAATCAGAGAGAGAGCAGAGGCGCTTGCCTGACAATAGCATGAAAGGCTGCAGCCCACTCTTCCTTTAGTCACTGGACCAAAGCCCACCCCATCCCTGACTTGCACTCCCTCTAGCTTTCACTTCACAAGCATGTGTCCTGGCAGGAAGGTGTGCTCAACCTGGCATCCATGATGGCATGGATTGGCTTAGGGGAGCCTGGAACCCTCCGAAATCAAGGGTATGTGTTATATGTGCACTTTTCTGGAGGTAGGGGGTGGGGAAGTGTTCACAATGTTCTTAGGTTTCTCTGAGGCATCTGTGACTCCAAAGAAGCACAAGAACTAGTGTAGAaatgccagatttagcaaataaaaaaacTGCATGGgacaaatttgtattttaaaagtattcatcCTTGAGCTGAAATTTACATTTAACTGGGTGTTCCAGCCTTCATCTGGTAACCCTAAACCTGGGAAGACATAACATATCTCATATGCTACagccatttattcatttcttccttcatggGTTCCTTCACGCAATCACTATCACACGCTGGGACGAGAACCCAATGCCGGGTGCAGCAAGGAAAGCAAATGCAGCCCCTGGCCACCATATTGAAAACACAAGAGACCTGGATGCCAGCCTCTGCCCCGCACCCCTCCAGCTGCACCCTGCCTTCAGGGGTGTGGGCCAGGAAGCAGCCCTCCAGAACAGGGCCCCAGCGGCATGCAGCTAGTGTCAGGGGGTCCCAGGCGACTGCTGCGGGGTCTCCCCCCACCCACGCACCTTGATGAAGAGCCCCAGGTCATGGTCGCTCACACTTGGATGGGCCCTCAGGAACTTCTCTCGCGCCTCCCCCAGCTCCCTTTGGGCCTGCTGCTCATGGGGCTGCTCCAAGGCCTGGAACACCAGGGCACCAGACACCAGGTAGAGCAGGACCAGGGCCAGCAGTGCTAGTAGTGTGGTGCTGCGCATGGCGCGCCCAGGGGCCCGGCCAACTCCACTGCCCGCCTGGGGAGGCTGGGCAGGGGGTTCCTGGGGAGCTGCAGTCACTGCGGGCAGAACCAGGGATGCTGGGGTCAATCACCTGGCCTGACACCCCTACACCCTCCTTCTCCAACCCCTACACACCCAAAGGTTCTGGGAGCCCCAGGCCCTACTACCTGCAGAGGGTCTCTCCTCACACCCCTCTGATCAACCGGACTCCTGGTACCAGGACACACCcagtgcccaccccaccccacccccacctcggcCCTCCCCCTTACCTCCACTGCCCGGCCCTCAGCCCCAGTCCGGGACTCCAAGGTGTGAGAAGAGGGCACAGGGAAGGGAAAGGACAGAGAGTGGAAGGTGGAAACAGAGACAGCCTGCCCAGGGAGAGGCGGGGCCAGAGAGGAGATGCTGGGGGCCTGGAGGGGGACCCCGCCTTCCAGCTGGGGGCTGAGGGGGCGCAGAGGACCACGCCGGACGGGGACGGGGATGGCGGTCCGGCTCGTCCGCCGAGGTTGCAGCAGCATCTTCGCggcttctccctcccctcctgcctctccttGCTCGGCTTCTAGAGGCGATAGGCTGGGCAGGGAGCCCCCAGGGTCCCCAGCGCCCCGCTGGGCTTTCGAGGAACCCAGGGGCGGGTCCCAGTCGCTGCGCAGAGGCGAGGCAGGGTGGCGGGGAAGGGAGGGTACCGGGTTCCGGGAAGGAGCGGGATGGGAGCGACGAGGGCCGGACCAGCGCGGCATCCCCCAGGACAGCTGCCGGCTCCCCCGGGACAGCGCGCGGCGACGCCCACGCGCACACACGCGGGCACAAAGACCCGCGCGCCCACGCTCCGCCCTGCGGCTCCAGGCGGCCTCGCTGCCCCGGTTGCACGCACACCGTCCACCTGCACACACCCCGGACTCCCCGGCACACCGGACCTTCAGGGCCGTGCGCGCCAGGCCAAGGCCCCCAGAGgcccacacacatgtgtgcacagactcacgtccacgcACACCCAGATCGCGGGGCCACCGCGCAGCGCCCGCCGCCCAGACACTGCACACCCGCCACTCGCTCCCACCGCCTCCCCGCGTCTTCACGCCGACGCCTCGGAGCGTGACGGGCGGCGGGCGGGACGCACGGCTGCAGGACTCCCGGAGGTGGGCCCCCTCCCGGCCGGTCTCCCCCTGCGCGCCCCAGCCCGGGAGCCCGGCCTGCGGCCCCCGCCGTCCCGCACGCCCGCCCCGtgcccgcgcgcccgcccgctCCGCCCCGCACTCACTGTCGGCCCCGAtgcggctgcggctgcggctgcggcCCGGGCTCCCGTGCGGCCTCGCCGGTGCCGGCGGGGCCGCGGAGGCGGCGGCAGGGGCGGAGCGGGCGGGCGCTGGTGCTGAGACCCCCCTCCTGCCGCCAGAAGCCCCCCTCCTTCCGCGTTTAACCCCTCCAGCACCGCGCTTCCCTCGGTGCCTCGCCCTCGCCTCTGGCTCGGCTCTCCGCAGCCCCTTACCTGAGGTTGCCCAGCCCCCCAAACCCAGCCCGTCCAGGGAAGTGAGTGGCAGAGGAGCCCGAGAGGGGTCGCCGCTGGGTCAGGCCTGGAATCTCAGACTGGGGCCCTGGTACTGCCCTGTGGGCCAGCCAGTGTGGCCAGCGGCACGGCCCCAACTTGGACATCAGCCGGCTCACTTCTCCGGGCCGGCTCCACGCTCATTTCCCAGCATCTTCCAGGCCCACTACCAGATCAGAAGGGCCCTCAACTCCCCGCCCCAAGGGACAGTCCAGCCCTTGGGCTCTGCACTCCTGAGGGAGAGACCCCAGGGGACAAAGGGGTGGGGGATCCACGGAGGAAACCTGGAATTGGCCGAGGTAGGGTTGGGACCAAGCTCTGAGAAATCAAGCTGGGCACCACCTGCCTCTGCTCCTGTATCCCATCGCTCGCTCCTCAGTTCCATGCCCATCCCAGGCTGGAAGGGGTACCAGCACTCCCTCCCCCACTGTCTGAAAAGCAGGGCCCTGAACTTAGCTCCCCTCTTCTCTTGCTTGCTTCTTAAGCAACTCTCATCTTGCCAAAGATCCTTCCCTCCTCTGGGGTCCTCAGCCTTCACATGGGTGGTTTTAAGTATGGGCTCTAGGGCTGACCACCGCCAAACAGTAGGGGGCCTAGACTGGTGACCAGActctccaggcctcccagtccccaCTTACAGAAAAGGGATGACTAATTATCACCTCAGGATGCTGTGCTGAGCGTTAATGAGGTCGGTATTTGTAAATGCTCgaatcgcagcctggcactcacAATTGAGTGCCCTACAAATGTCAGCAATTTCCCTTTCAACTGAAAGTGATTGTTCAGCTTTGAGCTGCTTCTCTTGAGTCTCAGAGGCCCATCTCTGGAGGTACTGAGGCTTGGGGCTCAGGACAGTCCCAGGTGAAGGGTTTCAAGGTAGGCTCAGTGCTAGGCCCCAGGAACTCCAAGGAGCTGAACCAAATGGCCAGATACATGGGCGAGATAAATGACTCTCTGATAAGTGACTCCCAGCCATGGGACAGAGCACAGATCTGTAAGGCCTGCGATTACAGAGGGCAGCGACTGCACTATCAGGGACAGTCAGGGAAGGGGCTCCCCAGGCAGACTCTGTGGGGGCAGCCTGGCCAAATCCGCACAGGCTAGGGAGATGGGGGCTGCTTTTCCTCCACCAGTCCTGGACTAACTCCTGGACCTGAAGGCCAGGTTGGGCATAATGACAGGGAAACAGGGTCTTTAGAAATCCCGACCCACTGAGGGTAAGAGGCATAGCAGCCATGCAGTCACAGTGCCAAgggacctggggtggggtggggagggacatagttccctgacctggagaTGGCAGGGTTCATAAAGGAGACGACATTTGAAGCAGTTCccgaagaaagaacagaaattgttCAAGCAGGGAGGGGACTGGAGTGGGGGCTGGATTCTTCtggtctctctttcttctttggacTGCAGGCTCATCCCTCTCCTTACCCACCAGCCTTGGGGGAGGTAAatggccccagcccagcccagtagCCCCCTTCGAGGGCCAGTGTCCAATCAGCTTTAGACcgaaaagatgatggtgtgagaAACACAAGCAGACAACTGACGGACAGCGAATGGACTTGGGGCACAGACACTGTTTATTGAGTGGCAGACGCAGGAGAGGTAGCTGGCTCCAGAGTGGAAGCGGAGGCGGTGGGGTGGGTCGTGCCAGGGTGCCGTGAGCATCTGGCAGCCAGGGCCATGCCCCCCCATCCTAGGGGACAGCACAAGCTCACTGCATCAGGAGTAGCAAGGGGCCGGCCTGGGGAAGAGGCAGCCATAGCCCCCGGGACCCTGGGCAAGAAGCAGCAGATGAACTTGGCACAGgggtctggggtgggaggggctggggtctgG
Coding sequences within it:
- the KCNK4 gene encoding potassium channel subfamily K member 4; protein product: MRSTTLLALLALVLLYLVSGALVFQALEQPHEQQAQRELGEAREKFLRAHPSVSDHDLGLFIKDVADALGGGANPDTNSTSNSNHSAWDLGSAFFFSGTIITTIGYGNAALRTDAGRLFCIFYALVGIPLFGILLAGVGDRLGSSLRRGIGHIEAIFLKWHVPPGLVRILSAVLFLLIGCLLFVLTPTFVFCYMEGWSKLEAIYFVVVTLTTVGFGDYVAGASPNQNFAAYQPLVWFWILLGLAYFASVLTTIGNWLRVVSRRTRAEMGGLTAQAASWTGTVTARVTQRVGPTAPPPSEKERPPLPPPPCPAQPASRPLSPAAPEKTEPSSPPTPPTPPTASALDYPSENLAFIDESSDTQSERGCALPRAPRGRRRPLNPPRKPSRPRGPGRPRDKGVPA